One window from the genome of Thermus sediminis encodes:
- the mreB gene encoding rod shape-determining protein → MLKGEDIGIDLGTASVLIYVRGKGIVLREPSVIAVVQGKREVKAVGAEAYRMLGRTPGNIVAVRPLKDGVIADYALTERMLLLFLQKVLSPVSRFFRPRVMVGVPSGVTDVERRAVVQAVSALAQKVYLIEEPLAAAIGAGIRVAEPTGSMVVDIGGGSTDIAVISLGGIVRSESLRIAGNEMDQAIIRHIRQKYSLLIGERTAEELKIQLGRAKLLPGEEREVAEVRGRDLITGLPRTAEIPAEDVAEALKEPLEKIFQGVRSVLETTPPELASDIYERGILLTGGGALLKNLDLALQEATGVPVVVAENAIEAVALGTGKALEMLHVLEDTIVSSDDVLKR, encoded by the coding sequence ATGCTTAAAGGCGAGGACATCGGGATCGACTTGGGGACGGCCAGCGTCCTCATCTACGTGCGGGGAAAGGGGATCGTCCTGAGGGAGCCCTCGGTAATCGCCGTGGTCCAGGGGAAGAGGGAGGTGAAGGCGGTGGGGGCCGAGGCCTACCGCATGCTGGGACGCACCCCCGGCAACATCGTGGCCGTGCGGCCCCTCAAAGACGGGGTTATCGCCGACTACGCCCTCACCGAGCGCATGCTCCTCCTCTTCCTGCAAAAGGTCCTTTCCCCCGTGAGCCGCTTCTTCCGGCCTCGGGTCATGGTGGGGGTGCCCTCTGGGGTCACGGACGTGGAAAGGCGGGCTGTGGTCCAGGCGGTCTCCGCCCTGGCCCAGAAGGTTTACCTCATCGAGGAGCCCTTGGCCGCGGCCATCGGGGCGGGCATCCGGGTGGCCGAGCCCACGGGGAGCATGGTGGTGGACATCGGAGGCGGCTCCACGGACATCGCCGTCATCTCCCTAGGGGGGATCGTGCGCTCGGAAAGCTTAAGGATCGCGGGCAATGAGATGGACCAGGCCATCATCCGCCACATCCGCCAGAAGTACAGCCTCCTCATCGGGGAACGCACCGCCGAGGAGCTCAAGATCCAGCTGGGCCGGGCCAAGCTCCTCCCTGGGGAGGAGCGGGAGGTGGCCGAGGTGCGGGGCCGGGACCTCATCACCGGCCTCCCCCGCACCGCAGAGATTCCCGCCGAAGACGTGGCCGAGGCCTTGAAGGAGCCCTTGGAAAAGATCTTCCAGGGGGTGAGGTCGGTGTTGGAGACCACGCCCCCCGAGCTGGCCTCGGACATCTACGAGCGGGGCATCCTCCTCACCGGGGGTGGGGCGCTCCTCAAGAACCTGGACCTCGCCCTGCAGGAGGCCACCGGAGTCCCGGTGGTGGTGGCGGAGAACGCCATTGAGGCGGTGGCCCTGGGCACGGGGAAGGCCCTGGAAATGCTCCACGTCTTGGAGGACACCATCGTTTCCTCGGACGACGTCCTGAAGAGGTGA
- the fabZ gene encoding 3-hydroxyacyl-ACP dehydratase FabZ — translation MEIGEILRFLPHRYPFLLIDRVLEADEKRFRALKNVTFNEPHFQGHFPGYPIMPGVLILEAMAQAAVGTLARQPGVAPGGLVFLVGVEEARFKKPVVPGDTLILEGELLFFRRGLGKVAVRALVEGEERARATLSFALGEG, via the coding sequence GTGGAGATCGGGGAGATCCTGAGGTTCCTCCCCCACCGCTACCCCTTCCTCCTCATCGACCGGGTCCTCGAGGCGGACGAGAAGCGCTTCCGCGCCCTCAAAAACGTCACCTTCAACGAGCCCCACTTCCAGGGGCACTTCCCCGGCTACCCCATCATGCCGGGGGTCCTGATCCTCGAGGCCATGGCCCAGGCGGCCGTGGGCACCCTGGCCCGCCAGCCGGGGGTGGCGCCAGGGGGGCTCGTCTTCCTAGTGGGGGTGGAGGAGGCCCGCTTCAAAAAGCCCGTGGTCCCTGGGGACACCCTGATCCTGGAGGGGGAACTCCTCTTCTTCCGGAGGGGCTTGGGCAAGGTGGCGGTGAGGGCCCTGGTGGAGGGAGAGGAAAGGGCGAGGGCCACCCTGAGCTTCGCCCTTGGGGAAGGGTGA
- a CDS encoding RNA-binding protein, with amino-acid sequence MADLFAYLKRARGGRVVQTGFLSLEEQAELEALARKEGLCVSFFGGFPLAERKAAVLYPPEVPSVHDPVEVFFLEKEPPELGEAMGDVEPHEEGFLVALLPKGRKTLEEAGFTLLPPPEEALRPSKERVRTLVVPSLRVDAVGAKGFGVSRNYFVQGVKAGKVRLRGKVASPKEEIAPGDVLLAEGLGSLRLLEVLGETRRGNYKIKVEVER; translated from the coding sequence ATGGCGGACCTCTTCGCCTACCTCAAGCGGGCCCGGGGCGGCCGGGTGGTGCAGACGGGCTTCCTCTCCCTAGAGGAGCAGGCGGAGCTGGAGGCCCTGGCCCGCAAGGAGGGTCTCTGCGTTTCCTTCTTTGGGGGCTTCCCCTTGGCGGAGCGGAAGGCGGCCGTGCTTTACCCTCCGGAGGTCCCTTCCGTCCACGACCCGGTGGAGGTCTTCTTCCTGGAGAAGGAGCCCCCCGAGCTGGGCGAGGCCATGGGGGATGTGGAGCCCCATGAGGAAGGCTTTTTGGTGGCCCTTTTGCCCAAGGGAAGGAAGACCCTAGAGGAGGCGGGATTTACCCTCCTTCCCCCTCCCGAGGAGGCCCTGAGGCCCTCCAAAGAGAGGGTGCGCACCCTGGTGGTGCCCTCCTTGCGGGTGGACGCCGTGGGGGCCAAGGGGTTTGGGGTTTCCCGCAACTACTTCGTCCAGGGGGTGAAGGCGGGAAAGGTGCGCCTTAGGGGCAAGGTGGCTTCCCCCAAGGAGGAGATCGCTCCCGGAGACGTCCTCCTGGCCGAGGGCCTGGGGAGCCTACGGCTCCTTGAGGTCCTTGGCGAAACCCGGCGGGGCAATTATAAAATCAAGGTGGAGGTGGAGCGCTAG
- the rpoB gene encoding DNA-directed RNA polymerase subunit beta — MEIKRFGRIREVIPLPPLTEVQVESYRKALQADIPPEKRENVGIQAAFKETFPVEEGDRGKGGLVLDFLEYRIGDPPFSQDECREKDLTYQAPLYARLQLVHKDTGLIKEDEVFLGHLPLMTEDGSFIVNGADRVIVSQIHRSPGVYFTPDPTRPGRFLASIIPLPKRGPWIDLEVEGNGVVIMKVNKRKFPLVLLLRVLGYDQETLVRELSAYGDLVQGLLDEAVFAMHPEEAMVRLFTLLRPGDPPKREKALAYLHGLLADPRRYDLGEAGRYKAEEKLGVGFSGRTLVRFEEGEFRDEVFLPTLRYLFALTAGVPGHEVDDIDHLGNRRIRTVGELMADQFRVGLSRLARGVRERMVMGSPDTLTPAKLVNSRPLEAALREFFSRSQLSQFKDETNPLSSLRHKRRISALGPGGLTRERAGFDVRDVHRTHYGRICPVETPEGANIGLITSLAAYARVDSLGFIRTPYRRVRDGVVTEEVVYMTASEEDQYTIAQANTPLEGDRIAADRVVARRKGEPVIVSPEEVEFMDVSPKQVFSLNTNLIPFLEHDDANRALMGSNMQTQAVPLIRAQAPVVMTGLEERVVRDSLAALYAEEDGEVVKADGTRIAVRYGDGRLVEHPLRRFARSNQGTVLDQRPRVRVGQRVRKGDLLADGPASEGGILALGQNVLVAIMPFDGYNFEDAIVISEGLLKRDFYTSIHIERYEIEARDTKLGPERITRDIPHLSEAALRDLDEEGIVRIGAEVKPGDILVGRTSFKGEQEPSPEERLLRSIFGEKAKDVKDTSLRVPPGEGGIVVGRLRLKRGDPGVELKPGVREVVRVFVAQKRKLQVGDKLANRHGNKGVVAKILPVEDMPHLPDGTPVDVILNPLGVPSRMNLGQILETHLGLAGYFLGQRYISPVFDGATEPEIKALLAEAFDLYFGRRQAEGFGVDKREREVLARAEKLGLVSPGKSPEEQLKELFTQGKVVLYDGRTGEPIEGPIAVGQMFIMKLYHMVEDKMHARSTGPYSLITQQPLGGKAQFGGQRFGEMEVWALEAYGAAHTLQEMLTLKSDDIEGRNAAYEAIIKGEDVPEASVPESFRVLVKELQALALDVQTLDERDNPVDIFEGLASKR; from the coding sequence ATGGAGATCAAGCGGTTTGGTCGCATCCGAGAGGTCATTCCCCTCCCCCCCCTTACGGAAGTCCAGGTGGAGTCCTATAGGAAGGCCCTCCAGGCGGACATCCCTCCTGAAAAGCGGGAAAACGTGGGCATCCAGGCCGCCTTCAAGGAGACCTTCCCTGTAGAGGAGGGGGACAGGGGCAAGGGGGGCCTGGTCCTGGACTTCCTGGAATACCGCATCGGCGACCCCCCCTTCTCCCAGGACGAGTGCCGGGAAAAGGATCTCACCTACCAGGCTCCCCTCTACGCCCGCCTGCAGCTCGTCCACAAGGACACGGGCCTCATCAAGGAGGACGAGGTCTTCTTGGGCCACCTCCCCCTGATGACCGAGGACGGCTCCTTCATCGTGAACGGGGCCGACCGGGTCATCGTCTCCCAGATCCACCGCTCCCCCGGGGTCTACTTCACCCCCGACCCCACCCGCCCCGGGCGCTTCTTGGCCAGCATCATCCCCTTGCCCAAGCGGGGGCCCTGGATTGACCTCGAGGTGGAGGGGAACGGGGTGGTGATCATGAAGGTCAACAAGCGCAAGTTCCCCCTGGTCCTCCTCCTTAGGGTCCTGGGGTACGACCAGGAGACCCTGGTGCGGGAGCTTTCCGCTTACGGGGACCTGGTCCAGGGCCTCCTAGACGAGGCGGTCTTCGCCATGCACCCCGAGGAGGCCATGGTCCGCCTCTTCACCCTCCTCCGCCCCGGGGACCCGCCCAAGAGGGAGAAGGCCCTGGCCTACCTCCACGGCCTCCTGGCCGACCCCAGGCGGTATGACCTGGGGGAGGCGGGCCGTTACAAGGCGGAGGAGAAGCTGGGCGTGGGCTTTTCCGGCCGCACCCTGGTCCGCTTTGAGGAGGGGGAGTTCAGGGACGAGGTCTTCCTGCCCACCTTGCGCTACCTCTTCGCCCTCACCGCCGGGGTGCCGGGCCACGAGGTGGACGACATTGACCACCTGGGCAACCGCCGCATCCGCACCGTGGGCGAGCTCATGGCGGACCAGTTCCGGGTGGGGCTTTCCCGCCTTGCCCGGGGGGTGCGGGAGCGCATGGTCATGGGCTCCCCCGACACCCTGACCCCCGCCAAACTGGTGAATAGCCGTCCCCTCGAGGCCGCCCTGAGGGAGTTCTTCAGCCGCAGCCAGCTCTCCCAGTTCAAGGACGAGACCAACCCCCTCTCCTCCCTGAGGCACAAAAGGCGCATCTCCGCCCTGGGCCCCGGGGGCCTTACCCGGGAGCGGGCGGGGTTTGACGTGCGCGACGTGCACCGCACCCACTACGGGCGCATCTGCCCGGTGGAGACCCCGGAGGGGGCCAACATCGGCCTCATCACCTCCTTGGCCGCCTACGCCCGGGTGGACAGCCTGGGCTTCATCCGCACCCCTTACCGCCGGGTGAGGGACGGGGTGGTCACCGAGGAGGTGGTCTACATGACCGCTTCCGAGGAGGACCAGTACACCATCGCCCAGGCCAACACCCCCCTTGAGGGGGACCGCATCGCCGCCGACCGGGTGGTGGCGAGGCGTAAGGGGGAGCCCGTGATCGTCTCCCCGGAGGAGGTGGAGTTCATGGACGTCTCCCCCAAGCAGGTCTTCTCCCTGAACACCAACCTCATCCCCTTCCTGGAACACGACGACGCCAACCGGGCCCTCATGGGCTCCAACATGCAGACCCAGGCGGTGCCCCTCATCCGGGCCCAGGCCCCCGTGGTCATGACCGGCCTGGAGGAGCGGGTGGTGCGGGACTCCCTGGCCGCCCTCTACGCCGAGGAGGACGGGGAGGTGGTCAAGGCGGACGGCACCCGCATCGCCGTCCGCTACGGGGACGGCCGCCTGGTGGAGCACCCCTTGCGGCGTTTCGCCCGCTCCAACCAGGGTACGGTCCTGGACCAGCGCCCCCGGGTCAGGGTGGGCCAGCGGGTGCGGAAGGGGGACCTCCTGGCGGACGGCCCCGCCTCCGAGGGGGGCATTTTGGCCCTGGGGCAGAACGTCCTGGTGGCCATCATGCCCTTTGACGGCTACAACTTTGAGGACGCCATCGTCATCAGCGAGGGGCTCCTCAAGCGGGACTTCTACACCTCCATCCACATCGAGCGCTACGAGATCGAGGCCCGGGACACCAAGCTGGGCCCCGAGCGCATCACCCGGGACATCCCCCACCTCTCGGAGGCCGCCCTCAGGGACCTGGACGAGGAAGGTATCGTCCGCATCGGGGCCGAGGTGAAGCCCGGCGACATCCTGGTGGGCCGCACCAGCTTCAAGGGGGAGCAGGAGCCCTCCCCCGAGGAGCGCCTCCTGCGCTCCATCTTCGGCGAGAAGGCCAAGGACGTGAAGGACACCTCCTTGAGGGTTCCCCCCGGGGAAGGGGGGATCGTGGTGGGCCGCCTGCGCCTCAAGCGGGGTGACCCCGGGGTGGAGCTCAAACCCGGGGTTAGGGAGGTGGTCCGGGTCTTCGTGGCCCAAAAGCGCAAGCTCCAGGTGGGGGACAAGCTGGCCAACCGCCACGGGAACAAGGGGGTGGTGGCCAAGATCCTCCCCGTGGAGGACATGCCCCACCTCCCGGACGGCACCCCCGTGGACGTGATCCTAAACCCCCTGGGCGTGCCCAGCCGCATGAACCTGGGCCAGATCCTGGAAACCCACCTGGGCCTGGCGGGCTACTTCCTGGGCCAGCGCTACATCTCCCCGGTGTTTGACGGGGCCACCGAGCCCGAGATCAAGGCCCTCCTGGCCGAGGCCTTTGACCTCTACTTCGGCAGGCGGCAAGCGGAGGGCTTCGGGGTGGACAAGCGGGAGAGGGAGGTCCTGGCCCGGGCGGAGAAGCTGGGCCTGGTCTCCCCGGGCAAGAGCCCGGAGGAGCAGCTTAAGGAGCTCTTCACCCAGGGCAAGGTGGTCCTCTACGATGGCCGCACAGGGGAGCCCATCGAGGGGCCCATCGCCGTGGGGCAGATGTTCATCATGAAGCTCTACCACATGGTGGAGGACAAGATGCACGCCCGCTCCACCGGCCCCTACTCCCTCATCACCCAGCAGCCCCTGGGGGGCAAGGCCCAGTTTGGCGGCCAGCGCTTCGGGGAGATGGAGGTGTGGGCCCTCGAGGCCTACGGGGCCGCCCACACCCTGCAGGAGATGCTCACCCTCAAGTCCGACGACATAGAGGGCAGGAACGCCGCCTACGAGGCCATCATCAAGGGGGAGGACGTGCCCGAAGCCAGCGTGCCCGAGTCCTTCCGCGTGCTGGTGAAGGAGCTCCAGGCCCTGGCCCTGGACGTGCAGACCCTGGACGAGAGGGACAACCCCGTGGACATCTTTGAGGGCCTGGCCTCCAAGAGGTAG